The following coding sequences are from one Lolium rigidum isolate FL_2022 chromosome 6, APGP_CSIRO_Lrig_0.1, whole genome shotgun sequence window:
- the LOC124662449 gene encoding psbP domain-containing protein 7, chloroplastic-like, which produces MVMAMPVRLALRCCHKLATVAVDASELCSFEYRGAVPEDSFLTVRGGGGFPYLTSCKVDICAVCVMVEATSTSEEELVKLSSFLRKFMSTKQLHLCSNLMGSCFVRLPAFPILRHLQLHGRRRHRELYDDYCYFKRTDADLLDAHHLHYNQYETLDVPVASVLVPACLGSRIYLKYQYIYLPICANVLTLRSCNSAEFIYPANWVGDQTILYNQVRKAEQQRSLDPPPLSNGRLSRPQNTSGPVAAFGPPGSNGELNVSVIVSPVPQDFSIESFGGPKDVGEVVLRRIARTKRNPDIRATLIDASLREDAETNVKYYKLEFCVESPSFRRHNVAVCCVRDGRLYTLNAQAPESAWKAVQKEFFAMADSFSLVIDV; this is translated from the exons ATGGTGATGGCCATGCCCGTCCGGCTCGCCCTCAGGTGCTGCCACAAGCTGGCCACCGTCGCGGTCGACGCCTCGGAGCTTTGCTCCTTCGAGTACCGCGGCGCCGTCCCCGAGGACTCTTTCCTCaccgtgcgcggcggcggcgggtttccGTACCTCACGTCGTGCAAGGTTGACATCTGCGCAGTCTGCGTCATGGTGGAGGCCACGTCAACCTCAGAGGAGGAGCTCGTCAAGCTCAGTTCGTTCCTGCGGAAGTTCATGTCCACGAAACAGCTCCACTTGTGCTCCAACCTCATGGGCTCATGCTTCGTGCGGCTGCCAGCGTTCCCGATCCTCCGGCACCTCCAACTGCATGGACGC CGTCGCCACCGCGAATTGTACGACGACTACTGCTACTTCAAGCGCACCGACGCGGATCTCCTGGACGCGCACCATCTCCACTACAACCAATACGAGACCCTTGACGTGCCCGTGGCAAGTGTGCTTGTGCCCGCGTGCCTGGGGAGCCGG atttatttgaagtatcAGTATATATATCTGCCAATTTGTGCGAATGTATTAACGTTGAGGTCTTGTAACTCTGCAGAGTTCATCTATCCAGCAAATTGGGTTGGAGATCAGACAATACTATACAATCAAGTGAGGAAAGCAGAACAGCAGAGATCACTAGACCCTCCACCATTATCAAATGGGAGGTTATCTCGGCCTCAGAATACCAGTGGACCTGTGGCAGCTTTTGGTCCTCCAGGATCCAATGGGGAGCTTAATGTTAGTGTCATTGTGTCACCTGTCCCACAAGACTTCTC GATCGAGTCTTTTGGTGGTCCGAAAGACGTCGGGGAAGTGGTGCTCAGAAGGATCGCAAGGACAAAGCGAAATCCGGATATCAGAGCTACTCTTATCGATGCTTCTTTGAGAGAAGATGCCGAGACCAATGTCAAGTACTACAAGTTAGAGTTCTGTGTTGAAAGCCCTTCGTTTCGAAGACACAATGTCGCCGTGTGCTGCGTGAGGGATGGCAGGCTGTACACCCTGAATGCCCAGGCACCGGAGTCGGCCTGGAAGGCTGTTCAGAAAGAGTTCTTTGCGATGGCGGATTCCTTCAGTCTAGTGATCGATGTTTGA